The genome window GGCACCCTCGGGAAGGGAGGAATGGCCTCCGTCTACAGGGCCTACGAGACCGACCTGGATCGGTACGTGGCCCTCAAGGTCCTGCCCGCCGGGTTCCTGCACGACGACAGCTTTTCGGAGCGCTTCCGTCGCGAAGCCAAGGTC of Vicinamibacteria bacterium contains these proteins:
- a CDS encoding serine/threonine protein kinase, whose translation is MALRENSHFGPYLITGTLGKGGMASVYRAYETDLDRYVALKVLPAGFLHDDSFSERFRREAKV